The following proteins are co-located in the Myxococcus fulvus genome:
- a CDS encoding aldo/keto reductase: protein METRTLGKQGLKVSALGLGCMGMSDFYAGRDDAESEATLLHALDKGVTFFDTADMYGSGSNEELVGRVLKPHRAKVVLATKFGIVRDPNNPQARGINGKPEYVQQACEASLRRLGVDVIDLYYLHRLDATTPIEDTVGAMARLVREGKVRHLGLSEVDADTLRRASKVHPITALQSEYSLWSREPEDGVLQACRELGIGFVPYSPLGRGFLTGQIKRFEDLAADDYRRNSPRFQGENFTRNLELVTKVEALAKQKGCSPAQLALAWVLAKGQDLVPIPGTKRRKYLDENLGALAVKLSEKDLKDIDDAAPPGVAAGERYPAAMKSALPKSAK, encoded by the coding sequence ATGGAGACACGGACACTCGGCAAGCAGGGCCTGAAGGTGTCGGCCCTGGGCCTGGGCTGCATGGGGATGTCGGACTTCTACGCGGGCCGGGACGACGCGGAGTCGGAGGCCACGCTGCTGCACGCCCTGGACAAGGGCGTCACCTTCTTCGACACCGCGGACATGTACGGCTCCGGCAGCAACGAGGAGCTGGTGGGGCGGGTGCTCAAGCCCCACCGCGCGAAGGTGGTGCTGGCGACCAAGTTCGGAATCGTCCGCGACCCGAACAACCCCCAGGCCCGCGGCATCAACGGCAAGCCCGAGTACGTGCAGCAGGCGTGCGAGGCCAGCCTGCGCCGGCTGGGCGTGGACGTCATCGACCTGTACTACCTGCACCGCCTGGACGCGACGACGCCCATCGAGGACACGGTGGGCGCCATGGCGCGGTTGGTGCGCGAGGGCAAGGTGCGGCACCTGGGCCTGTCGGAGGTGGACGCGGACACGCTGCGGCGCGCGTCGAAGGTGCACCCCATCACCGCGCTGCAGAGCGAGTACTCGCTGTGGAGCCGCGAGCCCGAGGACGGCGTGCTGCAGGCGTGCCGCGAGCTGGGCATCGGCTTCGTGCCGTACAGCCCGCTGGGGCGCGGCTTCCTCACGGGGCAGATCAAGCGCTTCGAGGACCTGGCCGCGGATGACTACCGTCGCAACTCGCCGCGCTTCCAGGGGGAGAACTTCACGCGCAACCTGGAGCTGGTGACGAAGGTGGAGGCGCTGGCGAAGCAGAAGGGCTGCTCCCCGGCGCAGCTCGCGCTCGCGTGGGTGCTGGCGAAGGGGCAGGACCTGGTCCCCATCCCGGGCACCAAGCGCCGCAAGTACCTGGACGAGAACCTGGGGGCGCTCGCGGTGAAGCTCTCGGAGAAGGACCTGAAGGACATCGACGACGCCGCGCCTCCGGGGGTCGCCGCGGGTGAGCGCTACCCGGCGGCGATGAAGAGCGCGCTGCCGAAGTCCGCCAAGTAG